In a single window of the Helicoverpa zea isolate HzStark_Cry1AcR chromosome 9, ilHelZeax1.1, whole genome shotgun sequence genome:
- the LOC124632926 gene encoding uncharacterized protein LOC124632926, giving the protein MEVSNHLKKFKLLLDYVFEGKVVLNENTTEKLLKFLEDRSDNSPGKRLLETPSFSDVIFESLEKITNASTSVRLFLVEVTSLLFKNELQFIKMQNSHISQGNQGSSIKYCILHNLSSNIQSRALHLACIKLATVHLTHCSGVKLLLEHRVWRYILYPSIYQVSIPIAKAAYKFVSLLVIELNKYEQEQQLMEVLEYVVEPILKSDYNTVEVIDLETEKVLVDKVIAHMNALLQILIDLQDVEVNHAVRILKNHFLFERALFYIMRVTRLSHMISLIHDIGFRFLLATHRHLLFSGKIDEFCNETVVYYRNSILRSIKKWDIPSLIDFSRKSVIFWSNFEKTYKDQLPFPLTFERNGFKLYLSDQLMVFLIEPLLIYSLAHKLGRTQAERDEFMDNILTNIGKKLTEHLFVAGYAFKPLLESGNTTEIAILSIRELLSLKGHLNATQAGLYFQGLFHILDIYILSDGSGGLVLEENPIKSPNDVRLLSLVLDALRMLLKEHNISWYENVEIVSLQEGLMNLLKQNILETKQIVQVLDLIDLCVKKFLCPNMTLLVEIRQESTLTVIGEVMRTYMHHEDWEVRDSALNLLLTCTDISFIKYIPLQKVISENRLMIFAAKAALTDPQYYSQSTGLRCLAAATKIHSIWKEVLIDNPHIYLQLVYVLRHHPEGMVRKEAAKVLTKVYVNQKNSPTFQSTLYEVMMAAALDDLHWEVQLAALRFWRHAICSQLTYRGMIDGKFPSVTFSKAKRKIITLNDEEILRQLTSIMNDLSSIGCLTVLYECMNEINNIEIIEQAFSMATELIEILDKYKFRNVTDLAITYPQESKHERNEQEMAMDLTVADNTAIRDKVIDSILNTDQSELIINLHDNYIQTKSDEMDEDYKLFTSTREKIHPNKFLEAFKGTDYRSLIKDKRKWNSEVYSLDVLLDEILDI; this is encoded by the exons GTCCTGGCAAAAGACTTCTGGAAACGCCAAGCTTCTCCGATGTTATATTTGAATCgctagaaaaaataacaaatgcaTCGACATCAGTCCGACTCTTCCTCGTTGAAGTCACATCATTACTTTTCAAAAATGAGTTACAGTTTATCAAAATGCAAAATTCACATATCTCGCAAGGCAATCAAGGTTCATCTATCAAATATTGCATTCTACATAACTTGAGTTCTAATATTCAAAGCCGAGCATTGCATTTGGCTTGTATAAAGTTAGCAACGGTGCACTTGACACATTGCTCAGGAGTTAAATTACTTTTAGAACATAGAGTATGGCGGTACATATTGTACCCAAGCATCTATCAGGTTTCCATTCCGATTGCAAAAGCGGCTTACAAGTTCGTATCGCTGCTGGTTATAGAATTGAACAAGTATGAACAGGAACAACAATTAATGGAAGTGTTGGAGTACGTGGTGGAACCTATCCTCAAGAGTGATTACAACACGGTAGAAGTTATAGATCTAGAAACTGAGAAAGTTCTAGTAGACAAGGTAATTGCACACATGAATGCGCTACTGCAAATTTTAATAGACTTGCAAGATGTAGAAGTGAACCATGCGGTACGAATTTTAAAGaatcattttttattcgaacgcgcacttttttatataatgagAGTAACGAGATTGTCACACATGATCAGCTTGATACATGACATAGGATTTAGATTTCTTTTGGCCACTCACAGACATTTGTTATTCAGTGGCAAAATAGACGAATTTTGTAACGAAACAGTTGTTTACTACCGTAACAGTATTTTGCGAAGCATAAAAAAATGGGACATACCGTCACTCATAGACTTCTCAAGGAAGAGTGTAATATTCTGGTCCAACTTTGAAAAGACTTATAAAGACCAGCTACCATTCCCGCTTACATTTGAAAGAAATGGATTCAAATTATATTTGTCGGATCAATTGATGGTGTTCTTAATAGAGCCACTGCTAATTTATTCGTTAGCGCACAAGCTTGGTCGTACTCAAGCTGAAAGGGATGAATTTATGGATAATATCCTCACAAATATCGGAAAAAAATTAACAGAACATCTCTTCGTTGCTGGCTACGCATTCAAGCCACTCTTAGAATCTGGCAACACGACAGAAATCGCAATTCTATCCATTAGAGAACTATTAAGTCTGAAGGGTCACTTAAACGCAACACAAGCAGGTCTTTATTTCCAAGGCCTGTTCCATATTCTGGATATTTACATACTGTCGGACGGGTCAGGTGGACTGGTCCTAGAGGAGAACCCTATCAAGTCCCCGAATGACGTGCGGTTGCTGTCTCTCGTGCTGGACGCACTACGCATGTTGCTCAAGGAACATAACATTTCTTGGTACGAGAATGTCGAGATCGTCAGTCTGCAGGAGGGACTCATGAATTTGTTGaagcaaaatattttggaaaccAAG CAAATAGTACAAGTATTGGACTTGATAGATCTTTGCGTGAAGAAGTTCCTGTGTCCGAATATGACGTTGCTAGTCGAAATCCGTCAGGAGAGCACCTTGACCGTCATAGGAGAGGTCATGAGGACTTACATGCACCATGAGGATTGGGAAGTCAGGGACTCTGCCCTCAACCTGCTGTTAACCTGCACAGACATATCTTTTATCA AATACATACCTCTTCAAAAGGTGATCAGTGAGAACAGGCTGATGATATTTGCTGCGAAGGCGGCACTCACAGATCCACAGTATTACTCGCAGAGCACCGGTCTCAGGTGCCTGGCTGCTGCCACCAAGATCCACAGCATATGGAAAGAAGTCCTGATCGACAATCCTCATATCTAT TTACAACTCGTCTACGTACTAAGACACCACCCAGAAGGAATGGTTCGGAAAGAAGCAGCGAAAGTTTTAACCAAGGTCTACGTGAACCAAAAAAATTCTCCGACCTTCCAAAGTACTTTATACGAAGTGATGATGGCCGCTGCATTAGACGACCTGCATTGGGAGGTGCAGTTGGCAGCACTGCGGTTTTGGAGACACGCGATATGCAGCCAACTCACATACAGAGGCATGATCGATGGAAAGTTCCCCTCCGTTACCTTTTCAAAGGCCAAAAGGAAGATAATAACACTAAATGACGAAGAAATTTTACGGCAACTGACCTCAATCATGAACGATCTGTCGTCCATAGGTTGTTTAACAGTACTCTACGAATGCATGAATGAGATTAACAACATTGAGATTATAGAACAAGCTTTCTCTATGGCAACTGAACTGATAGAAatattagataaatataaattcaGAAATGTAACAGATTTAGCGATAACGTACCCACAAGAATCCAAGCATGAAAGAAATGAACAAGAAATGGCTATGGACTTGACTGTCGCAGATAATACGGCCATAAGAGACAAAGTTATAGACAGCATATTGAACACGGATCAAAGTGAGCTCATAATCAATCTACATGACAACTATATTCAAACAAAGTCAGATGAAATGGATGAAGATTACAAATTGTTCACTTCAACTAGAGAAAAAATACATCCGAACAAATTTCTAGAAGCATTCAAAGGAACTGATTACCGCTCATTAATTAAGGACAAAAGGAAATGGAATTCTGAAGTTTATAGTTTAGATGTATTACTTGATGAAATTTTAGATATTTAA
- the LOC124632925 gene encoding uncharacterized protein LOC124632925, with protein MLCLKLQNKMKLLFDRLTEPNYVLDNYYADSLITKLSNCADPEVVHLNKAPLISDLISEALDHTDNAHNSVKVFITKVLAMVVQKELNFAKIFAKQGDRLRAGFKKICEPNVNPSIRVAYIEVALSIVSHSSGVAWLIETGVWKEILSLCYERTTVFVVRQIYKFMADFLWKLNDLEDDANIRIIINQLLEPISRYDFINVQSLNSQEEEEICAAIEPTVQTLLAVVGKEGRIENATMLMNMLIKEYKINSYLYIASERIRTDDMLLAILKLIFWLTIAKVFVLKPMLPGVLYSNEDFLEVAAFNFNVIQAFIQRRSATLVLDFCSSCNIIWNSMFKDKEATMWEEQTDQTRIKMRNQMLFVFLVPVLVFVTYGKPQSVLTDINIHDYIYKLLNLSCEYTAKAAFAMRDLTGELDTLSVILQCVKKLIHLKEHLNEEQANLAFQALFYVLYEYNPIDEYGDPKLDENFEDGEEKNLVMTYVMDNVLSLVANRNIHWQESCEILCLYNVVLTNLDRPNLSCKFVVVSLKVIALTVKKFLQPNLTLLMDSKPGTALHDLGKSIYLKMQDRHWEVRDTALELLQLCTEIAYIKFPSFQKQILENNLINLAATIAFNDYESYVQVSALKCIGAASRINVIWDQLIAEFPDMQERLLYILRHNEEGIVRKEACNVLCDLYQNIKMTPAFKQTLYEHMVSSALTDFHWEVQISALKFWKCVYYSLLSGQGMLDGNFPPVTFSRETRKIVTLNETEIQKRLIKILDELASIGCLTVFVTLLHEQTEVGIMDAALTIAQELYDILKRHNVPDFITPKEGDITSVNELLVHIKEEPEATDDSVDMIDGQTSDNVIEDILNADDVNLLANIYEKYMTLQATQTPPPLKPKVKLLRFASPYLFVNYVKDTDFKQIIEEKSKWDDGIRSLSSLLDDVLGIYEVNTEANSLDCY; from the exons ATGTTGTGCCTTAAGTTACAAAATAAGATGAAGTTGTTGTTCGAcagacttacggagccgaactATGTTCTCGATAACTATTACGCTGATTCGCTTATCACCAAACTATCGAACTGCGCCGATCCTG agGTAGTACATCTAAATAAAGCACCTTTGATATCTGATCTGATTAGTGAAGCATTGGACCACACTGACAATGCACATAACTCCGTCAAAGTGTTCATCACGAAGGTACTCGCGATGGTGGTGCAGAAAGAGTTAAATTTTGCTAAAATATTTGCCAAACAAGGAGACAGATTGCGGGcaggatttaaaaaaatctgtgaACCAAATGTAAATCCAAGCATACGTGTTGCTTACATAGAAGTCGCCTTATCTATCGTCTCACACAGTTCAGGCGTAGCTTGGCTTATAGAAACAGGTGTATGGAAAGAAATACTCAGCTTATGCTACGAGAGAACAACAGTATTTGTTGTTCGGCAAATATATAAATTCATGGCAGACTTTCTTTGGAAACTTAATGATCTGGAAGACGACGCTAATATCAGAATAATTATCAACCAATTACTAGAACCAATCAGTAGATATGATTTTATTAATGTACAGAGTCTAAACAGTCAAGAAGAGGAAGAAATATGCGCTGCCATAGAACCTACTGTGCAGACACTTCTAGCAGTGGTAGGCAAAGAAGGTCGCATTGAGAATGCAACTATGCTTATGAACATGCTTATCAAggaatacaaaattaattcgTATTTATACATAGCAAGCGAGCGGATTCGCACGGATGACATGTTATTggcaattttgaaattaatattttggcttACAATTGCAAAAGTTTTCGTTTTAAAACCTATGTTGCCTGGAGTACTTTACAGTAATGAAGATTTTCTAGAAGTAGCAGCTTTCAATTTTAACGTTATTCAGGCGTTCATTCAACGTCGCAGCGCAACGTTGGTCCTAGATTTTTGTTCTTCTTGTAATATAATATGGAACTCGATGTTCAAAGATAAAGAGGCTACTATGTGGGAAGAACAAACAGATCAGACACGAATAAAAATGAGGAACCAaatgttgtttgtgtttttagtACCAGTATTGGTTTTCGTTACGTACGGCAAGCCGCAATCGGTGCTGACTGATATAAATATTCACGATTATATATATAAACTGCTGAATCTTTCCTGTGAGTATACAGCAAAAGCTGCATTTGCGATGAGGGACTTGACAGGAGAACTAGACACGTTGTCAGTTATTTTACAATGTGTTAAAAAACTCATCCATCTGAAGGAACATCTGAACGAAGAGCAGGCGAATCTGGCTTTTCAAGCCctgttttatgttttgtacGAGTACAATCCGATAGACGAGTATGGAGATCCCAAATTGGATGAGAATTTCGAAGACGGCGAAGAGAAAAACCTTGTGATGACGTACGTTATGGATAACGTTCTGTCTTTGGTGGCAAACCGTAACATTCACTGGCAAGAGAGTTGCGAAATCCTATGTTTGTATAATGTTGTTTTGACCAACTTGGACAGACCTAATCTGAGTTGCAAG ttcgTGGTAGTATCCCTAAAAGTGATTGCGTTGACAGTTAAGAAGTTCCTGCAGCCAAACTTAACGCTTCTTATGGATTCGAAACCGGGCACCGCGCTGCACGACCTCGGCAAAAGCATATATTTGAAGATGCAGGATCGCCATTGGGAGGTTCGCGATACGGCGTTAGAATTATTACAACTTTGTACTGAAATAGCATACATAA AGTTCCCGTCATTCCAGAAGCAAATCTTGGAGAATAATCTGATAAACTTAGCAGCGACAATCGCCTTCAACGACTATGAGTCTTACGTACAGGTGTCGGCCCTCAAGTGCATCGGTGCAGCCAGCAGAATCAATGTTATTTGGGATCAGCTAATTGCCGAGTTTCCTGATATGCAG GAACGGCTGCTTTATATTTTGCGTCATAACGAAGAGGGAATTGTAAGGAAAGAAGCTTGCAACGTGCTCTGCGACTTATACCAGAACATCAAAATGACGCCCGCTTTCAAGCAGACACTATACGAGCACATGGTCTCCTCCGCTCTCACCGACTTCCACTGGGAGGTACAAATTAGTGCATTGAAGTTCTGGAAGTGCGTCTACTACTCCCTGCTTTCCGGACAAGGTATGCTAGATGGCAACTTTCCACCAGTTACATTTTCTAGAGAAACTAGAAAGATCGTCACGTTAAACGAGACAGAAATACAGAAGAGACTGATTAAAATTCTTGATGAACTTGCTTCCATTGGATGTCTTACCGTTTTTGTTACATTACTTCACGAACAAACAGAAGTAGGTATAATGGATGCGGCGCTAACTATCGCACAGGAATTATACGATATTCTTAAAAGGCACAATGTTCCTGACTTTATAACGCCGAAAGAGGGAGACATCACTAGCGTAAATGAACTTTTAGTTCACATCAAGGAGGAACCCGAAGCCACCGACGATAGTGTAGATATGATAGATGGACAGACCTCTGACAATGTGATTGAGGACATACTCAACGCAGATGATGTCAACCTTCTGGCTAATATATACGAAAAGTATATGACATTACAAGCCACCCAGACACCGCCTCCTCTAAAGCCAAAGGTAAAACTATTGAGATTCGCGTCGCCTTATTTATTCGTTAATTACGTTAAGGATAcagattttaaacaaattattgaaGAAAAATCAAAATGGGACGATGGCATCAGGAGCTTATCTTCGCTCCTTGATGATGTTCTTGGAATATATGAAGTTAATACGGAAGCTAACTCGTTAGATTGTTACTAG